In the Methanocalculus natronophilus genome, CATTACATCCTCCAGGGGACCATCATCTCCGGGCTTGGGGAAGGCCGCTACTACATGTCTCTTGACCACTACCGGGACCAGATACGGACACACTTTGGGTTTGAACCGTTTCCCGGCACACTGAACCTCAGGCTGAACCAGCAGAGCGTTGCAATCCGAAAGAAGCTGGAGGCTCTTGAGTGGACAATCATACCTGGCTTTTCTGATGATCACAGGACATTTGGCGAGGCACGATGCCTGCCGTGCCGGATCCAGGGTGTTCCCTGTGCACTGATTGTCCCCGGGAGAACCCATTACCCGGAGGATATCATCGAGGTTATCGCTGGTGTTCCCCTCAGGGAAGAGCTCGGCTTTGAGGATAACGAT is a window encoding:
- a CDS encoding DUF120 domain-containing protein, coding for MPDAGDLQVLKAVALLGGCRGPVRLSTQSLGTTIGTSPQTISRRLKALESAHLITRTADPAGQSVTITKAGEELLRREHADYCRIFSRTGSHYILQGTIISGLGEGRYYMSLDHYRDQIRTHFGFEPFPGTLNLRLNQQSVAIRKKLEALEWTIIPGFSDDHRTFGEARCLPCRIQGVPCALIVPGRTHYPEDIIEVIAGVPLREELGFEDNDTINVEIGL